One window of the Heliomicrobium undosum genome contains the following:
- a CDS encoding ABC transporter ATP-binding protein: MDYMVEMIDITKRFPGVLANDRVSFAVRKGEIHALLGENGAGKSTLMNVLTGLYRPDGGEIRINGRPVELLSPRDAVAQGIGMVHQHFKLVKPFTVSENILLGLKGIRQVYDIRAINAQVKAASEKYGLLVDPAAQVWQLSVGEQQRVEILKILFRGADIIILDEPTAVLTPQEAVDLYATLRRMAGEGKAIIVISHKLSEVLGNTDRITVLRGGRSVGTVNTAETDETQLTRMMVGRTVILRTDKAPAKRGDKILELADVSALNDRGLPALKSLSLDIYGGEILGIAGVAGNGQRELAEVVAGLRAIETGVKKISGAEMTQATPKAMIQAGVSYIPEDRLGTGLAPNMNAVENYLLKGGGEARGVINWKKAAQDTDEIIQRFDVKIASAKEPVKMLSGGNLQKLLLGREISNNPRLIVAMYPMRGLDVGAMETIRNLLVAQRDAGVAVLLISEELEELFALSDRIAVLHGGEIMGVVDPRAATIEAVGMMMAGERMDAAGRRVKADAS, encoded by the coding sequence ATGGACTATATGGTCGAGATGATCGACATAACCAAACGATTCCCCGGTGTCCTGGCCAATGATCGGGTCAGTTTTGCCGTTCGCAAAGGGGAGATTCACGCCCTGCTCGGAGAGAACGGCGCAGGGAAGAGCACCCTGATGAACGTGCTCACCGGACTCTACCGCCCGGATGGCGGCGAGATCCGCATCAACGGGCGGCCGGTGGAACTGCTGTCCCCGCGGGACGCTGTCGCACAGGGCATCGGCATGGTGCATCAGCACTTCAAGCTGGTCAAGCCCTTTACTGTATCGGAAAACATCCTGCTCGGCCTCAAGGGGATCCGGCAGGTTTATGACATTCGCGCCATCAACGCCCAGGTGAAGGCGGCCAGTGAGAAATACGGCCTCCTGGTCGATCCGGCTGCCCAGGTGTGGCAGTTGTCTGTCGGGGAACAACAGCGGGTCGAGATCCTGAAGATCCTCTTCCGCGGCGCCGACATCATCATCCTCGACGAACCGACGGCCGTCTTGACGCCCCAGGAGGCCGTGGACTTGTACGCGACCCTGCGGCGCATGGCTGGGGAGGGCAAAGCGATCATCGTCATCTCCCACAAGTTGAGCGAGGTGCTCGGCAACACGGACCGCATCACAGTGCTGCGGGGCGGCCGCTCCGTCGGCACCGTCAACACGGCGGAAACCGACGAGACACAACTGACGCGGATGATGGTCGGCCGGACGGTCATCCTGCGCACCGACAAGGCCCCGGCGAAACGAGGCGACAAGATCCTTGAACTGGCCGATGTGTCCGCCCTCAATGACCGGGGGCTTCCGGCTTTGAAGTCTCTTTCCCTGGACATCTACGGCGGTGAAATCCTGGGCATCGCCGGCGTGGCCGGCAACGGCCAGCGGGAACTGGCCGAGGTGGTGGCCGGGCTGCGGGCCATTGAGACGGGTGTGAAAAAGATCAGCGGGGCCGAAATGACCCAGGCGACGCCGAAAGCGATGATCCAGGCCGGCGTCAGCTACATCCCCGAGGACCGCCTCGGCACCGGTCTGGCGCCGAACATGAACGCCGTCGAAAACTACTTGTTGAAGGGCGGCGGCGAGGCACGGGGCGTCATCAATTGGAAAAAAGCGGCCCAGGATACGGACGAGATCATTCAACGTTTCGACGTGAAAATCGCCAGCGCCAAGGAGCCGGTCAAGATGCTCTCCGGCGGCAACCTGCAAAAGCTGCTCCTCGGGCGGGAGATCTCCAACAACCCCCGGCTGATCGTGGCCATGTACCCCATGCGCGGCCTTGACGTAGGGGCCATGGAGACGATCCGCAACCTCCTGGTGGCCCAGCGTGACGCCGGCGTCGCCGTCCTGCTCATCTCGGAGGAGTTGGAAGAACTGTTCGCCCTGTCTGATCGCATCGCCGTGCTTCATGGCGGCGAGATCATGGGCGTCGTCGACCCGCGGGCGGCAACCATCGAAGCGGTGGGCATGATGATGGCAGGTGAGCGGATGGATGCCGCAGGGAGGAGGGTGAAGGCCGATGCATCCTGA